From Halotia branconii CENA392, the proteins below share one genomic window:
- a CDS encoding P-loop NTPase fold protein, producing MKLDLTRFFQACNPSKTLVVGKAEDRQYYIDFSQVRGGKIIEELGRTITRLSPNEPTCQLFTGHIGCGKSTELLRLKAELEQQDFHVVYFESSQSLDMADVDVTDILLAIAREVSQSLEAIKINLKPGYFQNLFTEIVDFLQTPLDLSAEAELSVGIAKITAKTKDSPKLRGQLRQYLEPRTNSILESINEELLKPATEKLKHLGKKGLVVIVDNLDRIDNSLKPSGYYQPEYLFVERGEQLNQLNCHVVYTIPLVLLFSNALGRLTNRFGVDPKVLPMVPVLLQDNSYYPQGIRLLQQMVMARAFPGIGWEQNRNLITEVFDSPHTLERLCLVSGGHLRNLLMLLFRCLQREDPPLSRECIDKVIKQRRNELTLAITPDEWELLMEVAQDKKLRGHEKYELLLRSMFVFEYRDEDGSWFDINPILAEAKEFEL from the coding sequence ATGAAACTGGATTTAACAAGGTTTTTTCAGGCTTGCAACCCTAGTAAAACTCTGGTTGTAGGCAAAGCAGAAGATAGACAGTATTATATTGATTTTTCTCAAGTGCGTGGTGGCAAGATAATTGAGGAATTGGGGCGAACTATTACCCGCCTTTCACCCAATGAACCAACTTGCCAGTTATTTACCGGACATATTGGCTGTGGTAAATCTACAGAACTACTGCGACTCAAAGCCGAGTTAGAACAGCAGGACTTTCATGTGGTTTATTTCGAGTCTAGCCAAAGTCTGGATATGGCAGATGTTGATGTTACTGATATTTTACTAGCGATCGCCCGCGAAGTCAGCCAAAGTTTAGAAGCAATCAAAATTAATCTCAAACCAGGCTACTTTCAAAATCTGTTTACTGAAATTGTCGATTTTTTGCAAACACCCCTTGATTTGTCGGCTGAAGCTGAATTATCTGTGGGTATTGCCAAAATTACAGCCAAAACCAAAGATAGTCCCAAACTGCGCGGTCAATTGCGGCAATATTTAGAACCGCGCACCAACAGCATTTTAGAATCAATCAACGAAGAATTACTCAAACCTGCTACAGAAAAGCTCAAACATCTAGGCAAGAAAGGACTAGTAGTCATAGTCGATAACCTTGACCGCATTGATAACTCTTTGAAACCTTCTGGTTATTACCAGCCAGAGTATTTATTTGTCGAACGCGGTGAACAGTTAAATCAGCTAAATTGCCATGTTGTCTACACAATTCCTTTAGTTTTGTTGTTTTCCAACGCTTTAGGAAGGTTAACAAATCGCTTTGGAGTAGACCCGAAAGTTTTGCCAATGGTTCCTGTATTATTACAAGATAATTCTTACTATCCGCAGGGAATTAGACTACTACAACAAATGGTAATGGCAAGGGCTTTTCCTGGTATTGGTTGGGAACAAAACCGTAATTTAATCACTGAAGTTTTTGATAGTCCGCATACTTTAGAACGACTATGTTTAGTTAGTGGTGGTCATTTGCGTAATTTATTGATGTTATTGTTTCGCTGTCTTCAGCGAGAAGACCCACCTCTTTCGCGGGAATGCATAGATAAAGTCATTAAACAACGTCGCAATGAGTTAACTTTAGCCATTACTCCTGATGAATGGGAACTACTAATGGAGGTGGCGCAAGATAAGAAGTTGAGAGGTCATGAAAAATACGAACTTTTGCTGCGGAGTATGTTTGTTTTTGAATATCGAGATGAAGATGGTTCTTGGTTTGATATTAATCCAATTTTGGCAGAAGCCAAAGAATTTGAGTTATAA